One stretch of Apis cerana isolate GH-2021 linkage group LG8, AcerK_1.0, whole genome shotgun sequence DNA includes these proteins:
- the LOC107996437 gene encoding multifunctional procollagen lysine hydroxylase and glycosyltransferase LH3 isoform X2 — protein MRAKNVGCYLFWSLFLAYHVVSETPPSIDKDDVLIFTVATKETDGYKRYLRSIDVYGFRDNLRVLGMGTPWLGGDHVKTSIGGGYKVNLLKKALEEYQNDDDRIIIFTDSYDVIFLSDLTEIIDKFKNMNARVLFSAEGACWPDRSLASKYPSVTRGKRFLNSGGFIGYASDIYAILTYAPIKNKDDDQLFYTLAYLDEKLREHHKIKLDHKSVIFQNLYLAVGDVKLKFESGKASLLNTVYNTEPLILHGNGYSKESLNSLGNYLAHAWSPEEGCIMCWEGTIELNKTIPESYPIILIAIFIERPTPFLNEFLATIYQQDYPKSKLHLFVHNNVEYHQDVINSFMKNVGYEYNTSKLVSVNDAMNEVDARNLAMDYCLLKECSGYFSIDSISHLDNKYTLKLLVEQQREIIAPLLVRPYKMWSNFWGAIMDDGFYARSFDYMDIVKNERRGLWNVPFISNCYLINSTLISNKETRPSYSEGDLDTDMAFAYANRERSIFMYVSNRLDFGHLVNPDSYDITVTHPDLYQIIDNKLDWERRYIHENYSENFNSNQTPLQPCPDVYWFPIVNERFTKELIDVMENFGKWSDGSNHILFIIHRVNIYFIANQ, from the exons ATGCGTGCAAAGAACGTTGGATGCTATCTTTTTTGGAGTTTGTTTCTAGCCTACCACGTGGTTAGCGAGACTCCGCCATCAATAGACAAAGACG ATGTGCTCATATTCACTGTCGCTACGAAAGAAACCGATGGATATAAAAGATATCTTAGATCAATCGATGTTTATGGATTTCGCGATAACTTAAGAGTTCTTGGTATGGGAACACCTTGGCTAGGCGGTGATCATGTAAAAACTAGTATAGGAGGTGGATATAAAgttaatcttttaaagaaaGCTCTTGAAGAATATCAAAATGATGATGAtaggataattatatttacggaCAG TTacgatgtaatatttttaagtgacTTAACCGAAATCATCGATAAATTCAAGAACATGAACGCTAGAGTTTTATTTTCTGCAGAAGGGGCCTGTTGGCCGGATAGATCATTAGCTTCTAAATATCCTTCTGTAACACGAGGAAaacgttttttaaattctggAGGCTTTATAGGATATGCTTCAGATATATATGCGATTTTAACATATGCaccgataaaaaataaagatgatgaccaattattttatactctGGCATATCTTGACGAAAAATTAAGGGaacatcataaaattaaattggatcACAAAtctgtaatttttcaaaatctttatcttGCCGTAG gtgatgtaaaattaaaatttgaaagtggAAAGGCTTCCCTTTTAAACACAGTTTATAACACAGAACCATTAATACTTCATGGAAATGGTTATAGCAAAGAATCATTGAATTCTTTGGGAAATTATTTGGCTCATGCATGGAGTCCTGAAGAAGGATGTATAATGTGTTGGGAAGGaacaatagaattaaataaaacgatacCAGAATCATATCCGATTATATTAATCGCTATATTTATTGAACGACCGACTCCTTTCTTGAACGAATTTTTAGCTACAATATATCAGCAAGATTATCCAAAATCGAAACTACATTTATTCGTCCATAACAATGTGGAATATCATCAAGATGTAATCAAtagttttatgaaaaatgttggatatgaatataatactaGTAAATTAGTTTCTGTGAACGATGCTATGAATGAAGTTGATGCAAGAAATTTGGCTAT ggaTTATTGCTTATTAAAAGAATGTTCTGGATATTTCTCTATTGATTCTATTTCTCATTTAGATAACAAATATACTTTGAAACTTCTAGTAGAACAGCAACGAGAAATAATTGCACCATTATTGGTTAGACCATATAAAATGTGGAGCAATTTTTGGGGTGCTATAATGGACGATGGATTCTATGCTCGAAGTTTCGATTACATGGATATCGTGAAAAATGAACGcag GGGATTATGGAATGTACCATTTATTAGTAATTGttacttaattaattcaacACTAATAAGCAACAAAGAAACTCGTCCATCCTATTCAGAAGGCGATTTGGATACGGATATGGCGTTTGCTTATGCTAACAGAGAGCGATCCATTTTTATGTATGTTAGTAATAGACTTGATTTTGGACATTTGGTTAATCCAGACAGTTACGACATCACAGTGACCCATCcagatttatatcaaattattgacAATAAATTGGATTGGGAAAGAAGATACATCCATGAAAATTATTCGGAAAATTTTAACTCGAATCAAACTCCATTGCAG CCTTGCCCAGATGTATATTGGTTCCCCATAGTAAACGAAAGGTTTACCAAAGAATTAATAGATGTTATGGAAAATTTCGGAAAATGGTCAGATGGATCAAATCAT atattatttataattcacagagtaaatatttattttattgcaaatcaataa
- the LOC107996473 gene encoding guanine nucleotide-binding protein subunit beta-2, with amino-acid sequence MGKDDAETIALKKELEDLINRCKEDQKKQQDTTLEETCSSVSDAPKVKLSTKKLLKGHINKVNSVHYSGDSRHCVTGSLDGKLIIWDSWTGNKVQVIPLRSAWVMSVAFAPSGNFVACGGMDNMCTIYDVNNRDATGSAKIVRELLGYEGFLSSCRFLEDKKIITGSGDMKICIWDLEANKKTTDFCAHAGDVVSISLSPDGNTYVTGSVDRTCKLWDLREEKAKQTFFGHEADVNSVCYHPSGQAFVTASEDKTARLWDLRSDQQLATFKPPNSNPGYTSCGLSLSGRFIFCGSDDNSIHIWDTLKNQHNGVLTGHENRVTSLSVTGNGMAIASCSWDQNVRIWV; translated from the exons ATGGGGAAGGATGATGCAGAAACCAtagctttaaaaaaagagcTAGAAGATTTGATCAATAGATGCAAG GAAGatcaaaagaaacaacaaGATACAACTTTGGAGGAAACATGTAGTAGTGTATCAGATGCTCCAAAAGTTAAATTATCtactaaaaaattactaaaggGACATATCAATAAAGTAAATTCGGTACATTATAGTGGTGATAGTAG ACATTGTGTGACTGGTTCACTGGACGGAAAATTGATCATTTGGGATTCATGGACTGGAAACAAAGTCCAGGTAATCCCATTGCGCTCAGCATGGGTAATGTCAGTAGCTTTTGCACCCTCGGGAAATTTCGTTGCTTGTGGTGGTATGGACAATATGTGTACTATCTATGATGTGAACAATCGTGATGCCACAGGATCAGCTAAGATCGTTCGAGAATTATTAGGATACGAAGGTTTTCTTTCATCTTGCAGATTCttggaagataaaaaaataatcactgGATCCGGTGATATGAAAAT atGTATATGGGATTTggaagcaaataaaaaaactacaGATTTTTGCGCGCATGCTGGAGATGTGGTTAGTATTAGTTTATCTCCAGATGGAAATACGTATGTTACTGGATCGGTAGATCGAACATGTAAATTATGGGAtttaagagaagagaaagcAAAACAAACTTTCTTTGGACATGAAGCTGATGTAAACTCTGTTTGT TATCATCCTTCGGGACAAGCTTTTGTAACAGCTTCGGAAGATAAGACAGCGAGATTGTGGGATCTAAGATCGGATCAACAATTAGCTACCTTTAAACCTCCAAATTCAAATCCCGGATATACATCTTGTGGTTTATCCTTAAGCGGAAGATTCATATTCTGTGGAAGTGATGATAATTCTATTCATATATGGGATACATTGAAGAATCAACATAATG GTGTTTTGACGGGCCACGAAAACCGTGTAACATCGCTTAGCGTTACTGGAAATGGTATGGCTATTGCCTCCTGCTCCTGGGATCAAAATGTTCGAATTTGGGTGTAG
- the LOC107996470 gene encoding neuralized-like protein 4 has translation MSMVCAQQMVDMFHQRCGRRVTLTNNNCTAIRDFSEYNYGLVLSAEPLKDDELFEIRIDKKMTSWSGSIEIGVTECDPEIMELPACATNLRQGTWIMSDSGIMHDGIRTVEMYGMDLNELEEGSTLGVMRTSNHELIFYINGVSQGIAVCNIPERIFAVIDMYGDCVQVTITHPQIASALCNEPKDEVEINNDYALGEASNSSTTNLVANLNVNLNVNVNVNLPKNPSPAAIREDRLRFHERVGSLVKLSNNARTAERRRPLDEFNNGVVMTHRPLRDNELFEVRIDRLVHKWSGSIEVGVTMHSPTALEFPATMTNMRSGTTMMSGCGILVNGKGTCREYGEFNLDELREGDRVGMIRRSNGNLHYLINGLDQGIAAKVPAGVWGVIDLYGMTVKVTIVDRDEREEQNLVTRRNTLQLQGLNETEEEPPDRLMFHSCCGTHVEVINNGRTAHRPNVMDDFNNGVVLTSRPLKPNELFEVRLDKIVTKWAGSIEIGVTTHSPTELEFPFTMTNVRSGTWMMTENGVMHNGTTIIDQYGQNLDRLQVGDRVGVMRKENATLHFYVNGADQGAAAMNVPEKVYGVIDLYGQAAQATIVYNTDFYSPTTNNSSFSNTTLYSDLRFHHIHSKNAKIINNGLTALRPRALGEFNEAIVIANRALRDGEMFEVTIDKMVDRWTGAIEAGVTLIRPDELEFPSTMTDIDHDTWMLSGSNVMRDGVILRNNYACDLDKLVEGNRIGMMRCSDSSLHYYLDGVDQGPACTGVPSHIYPVIELYGQCVQVTIVQPERRDPITQQYLPSENSTSQQPTSVIQLQAQAEIMHKFHESVGLNVQLNSDRTVATRCREYNNAILLSETPLENNELFEIAIQEVARQWSGCLRIGVVKNESGNWLTSMNLVPGMGSISTDAWYLTGNEVRHNGYVLCINYCPSLEWLRVGDKIGLKRTHEGNLKFYINGEDMGIAASGIPEMVYAVIDLFGSTVAVNITSSKQQNNVVSPNASLRLQDSLELLLDPMPPVLRNDAGMDTSIDISEGKLVNDTILTPTQSAAHLTGENDWSYEFHENHGRNIQLETKTIARRVASYNQGVVMSSRPLMKAKPFLVKIEKLNKRWVSNIYCGVTCISPEKANFPLTALGFKKHSWIICSDWISHNGIRVKTKYGLALENLHVNSVVGVFIDDDNRLHLIINGIDQGVAATDLPPYVYAVFDLYGQCEQISILANNGEPFSSTTVNSTLTSVECIKTKLEDTENSREKADLECHEKENIMAATSLDLSSSTSPSVPSQCSSNVKDDDIVGYSTRNNDNVHLANNIENKAVPSISDSNNLDSNSDINHDTTRSIKNKSYDNSNQLNNSAILNSQSENLSIRNECTNVEINNATNINIKNGTANSTSNITNLNTNTNNAINESIMSNSQGNNMSSLHQNNASVNMLNSSQTFSSHNTLNNATSEISNTVSSSFNEMRSNISWNNIVSVDNSVSGNTILGQNTVSIYNIPSMLHSSLPSTPLGTNIISTKKCEYLKACMRLKKSLVLPDEFFSLEDILCYCNNCYKVEGDSAICKKGEPPAEFAVPIGWTRFPLKQSINANQIPQNTIDKWHVAFYGIRLDAIRLILDTGELMPKEQLDLSNLTMNIKMEDQNPQVVFSPSIKYAASEEFTKKYPYIDTQSNKKLNASTAFQLLVRPGSYTINSGSKDSDDSQFQSVKWATKEAGATVIMALLIHLDGF, from the exons ATGTCGATGGTTTGTGCACAACAAATGGTCGACATGTTTCATCAACGATGCGGTCGTCGTGTAACTTTAACAAACAACAATTGCACAGCCATACGGgatttttcagaatataattatGGATTGGTTCTCAGTGCTGAACCACTTAAGGATGATGAACTTTTTGAAATTCGTATTGATAAAAAg atGACATCATGGAGTGGTAGTATAGAAATTGGAGTAACAGAATGTGATCCAGAAATAATGGAATTACCAGCTTGTGCTACTAATTTACGACAAGGAACATGGATTATGTCTGATTCTGGCATAATGCATGATGGTATAAGAACAGTAGAAATGTATGGAATGGATCTGAATGAATTAGAAGAAGGAAGTACATTAGGAGTAATGAGAACATCTAAT catgaattgatattttatattaatggtGTTTCTCAAGGAATAGCTGTATGCAATATTCCAGAACGTATTTTTGCAGTAATAGACATGTATGGTGATTGTGTACAAGTGACTATAACTCATCCTCAAATTGCTTCTGCTTTATGCAATGAACCAAAAGATgaagttgaaattaataatgattatgcTCTTGGAGAAGCATCTAATTCCTCAACAACTAATCTAGTCGCTAATTTGAATgtcaatttaaatgttaatgttaatgttaatttacCTAAGAACCCAAGTCCTGCTGCCATTAGAGAAGATAGATTGAGATTTCATGAGAGAGTTGGTTCACTTGTAAAGTTATCTAATAATGCTAGAACTGCAGAAAGGCGCAGACCTTtagatgaatttaataatggagTAGTAATGACACATAGACCATTACgggataatgaattatttgag gtACGAATTGATAGGCTTGTACACAAGTGGTCAGGTAGTATAGAAGTTGGAGTTACTATGCATAGTCCAACAGCATTAGAATTTCCAGCCACAATGACTAATATGAGATCAGGTACAACAATGATGTCTGGCTGTGGAATTTTAGTAAATGGAAAGGGTACTTGTCGTGAATatggagaatttaatttagatgaattaagg gAAGGTGATAGAGTAGGCATGATAAGACGAAGTAATGGAaatcttcattatttaataaatggatTGGATCAAGGTATTGCTGCTAAAGTACCTGCTGGTGTATGGGGTGTTATAGATTTGTATGGTATGACAGTAAAAGTGACAATTGTTGATCGTGATGAAAGGGAAGAACAAAATCTAGTTACTAGAAGAAATACATTACAATTGCAAGGCTTAAATg aaACAGAAGAAGAACCACCAGACAGACTTATGTTTCATTCTTGTTGTGGTACGCATGtcgaagtaattaataatggaCGTACTGCGCATAGGcctaa cgtAATGGATGACTTCAATAATGGTGTTGTATTGACTTCAAGGCCATTGAAACCAAATGAATTATTCGAAGTAAGATTggataaaattgtaacaaagTGGGCAGGATCTATTGAAATAGGAGTTACTACTCATTCTCCAACTGAATTAGAATTTCCTTTCACTATGACAAATGTTag ATCCGGCACGTGGATGATGACAGAAAATGGAGTTATGCATAATGGCACTACCATAATAGATCAATATGGTCAAAATCTTGATAGATTACAAGTCGGAGATCGTGTAGGTGTAATGCGAAAAGAAAACGCAACGttacatttttatgtaaacGGTGCTGATCAAGGAGCTGCAGCAATGAACGTGCCCGAGAAAGTTTACGGTGTTATAGATCTTTATGGCCAGGCAGCACAAGCAACTATAGTTTATAATACAGACTTCTATAGCCCTACCACAAATAATTCAAGCTTTAGCAATACAACATTGTATAG tgATTTGAGATTTCATCATATACATAGTAAAAAtgcgaaaataataaacaatggaTTAACTGCATTGAGGCCTAGAGCTTTAGGAGAATTCAACGAAGCCATTGTAATCGCAAATCGCGCACTACGTGATGGCGAAATGTTTGAAGTGACAATCGATAAAATGGTTGATAGATGGACAGGAGCAATTGAAGcag gTGTAACTCTTATAAGACCTGATGAGTTGGAATTTCCATCTACTATGACAGATATTGATCACGATACTTGGATGTTATCTGGATCTAATGTTATGCGAGATGgtgttattttaagaaataattatgctTGTGATTTAGATAAATTAGTAGAAGGTAATCGCATTGGTATGATGCGATGTTCAGATAGTAGTttgcattattatttagatgGAGTAGATCAAGGACCTGCTTGTACAGGTGTACCATCACATATCTATCCTGTGATTGAATTATATGGACAATGTGTTCAG gtTACAATTGTACAACCAGAACGTAGAGATCCAATTACACAACAGTATTTGCCATCAGAAAACAGTACTAGTCAACAACCTACATCTGTAATTCAACTTCAAGCTCAAGCAGAAATAATGCATAAATTTCATGAATCTGTTGGCTTAAATGTTCAATTAAATAGTGATAGGACAGTAGCGACTAGGTgtagagaatataataatgctATATTATTAAGCGAAACACCATTAGAGAATAATGAACTCTTTGAAATTGCTATTCAAGAAGTTGCTCGTCAATGGAGTGGTTGCTTAAGGATAGGtgttgtaaaaaatgaaagtggAAATTGGTTAACATCTATGAATCTTGTACCTGGCATGGGATCTATTTCAACAGATGCATGGTATTTAACAg gtAATGAAGTAAGACATAATGGTTatgttttatgtataaattattgtccAAGTTTGGAATGGCTGCGTGTTGGTGataaaattggattaaaacGTACTCATGaaggtaatttaaaattttatataaatggagAGGACATGGGTATAGCGGCATCAGGCATACCGGAAATGGTGTATGCTGTGATCGATCTTTTTGGTAGTACAGTGGCTGTAAATATAACAAGTAGTAAACAACAAAACAATGTAGTATCTCCGAATGCGAGCTTGAGATTACAAGATTCTTTGGAATTATTGCTAGATCCTATGCCGCCTGTTTTGCGAAA tgatgCTGGAATGGACACATCTATAGATATATCTGAAGGAAAATTAGTAAACGATACAATACTTACGCCGACACAATCTGCAGCTCATTTGACAGGAGAAAATGATTGGAGTTatgaatttcatgaaaatcatGGTAGAAACATTCAACTTGAAACTAAAACAATTGCACGAAGAGTTGCAAGTTATAATCAAG gagTGGTAATGTCTAGTCGACCCTTAATGAAAGCCAAGccatttttagtaaaaatagagaaactGAACAAACGATGggtatctaatatttattgtggTGTAACTTGTATTTCACCTGAAAAAGCTAATTTTCCTTTAACTGCTCTTGGTTTTAAAAAGCATTCTTGGATTATTTGTAGTGATTGGATATCACATAATGGTATAAGA gtAAAAACAAAGTATGGACTTGCTTTAGAAAATCTTCATGTTAATTCCGTAGTGGGTGTATTTATTGATGACGATAAtagattacatttaattatcaatggCATAGATCAAGGTGTAGCTGCAACAGATTTACCACCTTATGTTTATGctgtatttgatttatatggACAGTGCGAACAAATTTCCATTCTTGCAAATAACGGAGAACCGTTTTCATCTACTACCGTTAATAGTACTCTTACATCTGTAGAATGTATAAAGACAAAACTGGAAGATACAGAAAATTCAAGAGAGAAAGCAGATTTAGAATGTCATGAGAAAGAAAACATTATGGCAGCTACTTCTTTGGATCTATCTTCCTCCACTTCGCCAAGTGTGCCGAGTCAATGCAGTTCAAATGTTAAAGATGATGATATTGTAGGATATTCAACgcgtaataatgataatgtgcatttagcaaataatattgaaaacaaaGCAGTGCCCAGTATCTCAGACAGTAATAATTTAGATTCGAATTCAGATATAAATCATGATACAACACGaagtattaaaaacaaatcttatgataattcaaatcaattaaataatagtgcGATATTGAATAGTCAATCAGAAAATTTGAGTATTAGAAATGAATGTACaaatgtagaaataaataacgcaactaatattaatattaaaaatggcaCTGCAAACAGCACCAGTAACATAACTAACTTAAATACTAACACTAATAATGCGATAAACGAAAGCATAATGTCTAATAGTCAAGGGAATAATATGAGTTCTTTGCATCAAAATAATGCATCtgttaatatgttaaattcaTCTCAGACATTCTCCTCtcataatacattaaataatgcaACATCTGAAATTTCGAACACTGTTTCTTCTAGTTTCAATGAAATGCGATCAAATATATCTTGGAATAATATCGTATCTGTTGATAATTCTGTCAGtggaaatacaattttagGACAAAATACAGTTTCTATTTACAATATACCTTCTATGTTACATTCATCGTTACCGTCCACTCCTCTtggaacaaatataatatccaCAAAAAAGTGTGAATATTTAAAGGCGTGTATGAGATTAAAGAAATCACTTGTTTTACCAGatgaattcttttctttagaaGATATACTatgttattgtaataattgttataaagtaGAAGGGGATAGTGCAATATGTAAAAAAGGTGAACCACCAGCAGAGTTTGCTGTACCAATTGGATGGACCAGATTCCCTTTGAAACAAAGTATTAATGCTAATCAAATTCCacaaaatacaattgataAGTGGCATGTTGCTTTTTATGGCATACGTCTGGACGCAATTag acTAATTTTGGATACAGGAGAATTAATGCCAAAAGAACAATTAGATTTGAGTAATTtaacaatgaatataaaaatggaagatCAAAATCCTCAAGTAGTTTTCTCTCCTAGTATAAAATATGCAGCATCCGAAGAATTTACCAAAAAATATCC atatatcgatactcaatcaaataaaaagttaaatgcaTCTACAGCATTTCAATTATTAGTGAGGCCTGGCTCATATACAATCAATTCTGGTAGTAAAGATAGTGATGATTCACAATTTCAATCTGTCAAATGGGCTACTAAAGAAGCTGGAGCTACAGTTATCATGGCTCTTTTAATTCATCTTGatggattttaa
- the LOC107996437 gene encoding procollagen-lysine,2-oxoglutarate 5-dioxygenase isoform X1, with amino-acid sequence MRAKNVGCYLFWSLFLAYHVVSETPPSIDKDDVLIFTVATKETDGYKRYLRSIDVYGFRDNLRVLGMGTPWLGGDHVKTSIGGGYKVNLLKKALEEYQNDDDRIIIFTDSYDVIFLSDLTEIIDKFKNMNARVLFSAEGACWPDRSLASKYPSVTRGKRFLNSGGFIGYASDIYAILTYAPIKNKDDDQLFYTLAYLDEKLREHHKIKLDHKSVIFQNLYLAVGDVKLKFESGKASLLNTVYNTEPLILHGNGYSKESLNSLGNYLAHAWSPEEGCIMCWEGTIELNKTIPESYPIILIAIFIERPTPFLNEFLATIYQQDYPKSKLHLFVHNNVEYHQDVINSFMKNVGYEYNTSKLVSVNDAMNEVDARNLAMDYCLLKECSGYFSIDSISHLDNKYTLKLLVEQQREIIAPLLVRPYKMWSNFWGAIMDDGFYARSFDYMDIVKNERRGLWNVPFISNCYLINSTLISNKETRPSYSEGDLDTDMAFAYANRERSIFMYVSNRLDFGHLVNPDSYDITVTHPDLYQIIDNKLDWERRYIHENYSENFNSNQTPLQPCPDVYWFPIVNERFTKELIDVMENFGKWSDGSNHDPRLTGGYENVPTRDIHMNQVKNEPQWLYFLKEYVRPLQELVFTGYYHDPPRALMNFVVRYRPDEQPSLKPHHDSSTYTINIALNRVGVDYEGGGCRFIRYNCSVTDTKPGWMLMHPGRLTHYHEGLRVTSGTRYIMISFVDP; translated from the exons ATGCGTGCAAAGAACGTTGGATGCTATCTTTTTTGGAGTTTGTTTCTAGCCTACCACGTGGTTAGCGAGACTCCGCCATCAATAGACAAAGACG ATGTGCTCATATTCACTGTCGCTACGAAAGAAACCGATGGATATAAAAGATATCTTAGATCAATCGATGTTTATGGATTTCGCGATAACTTAAGAGTTCTTGGTATGGGAACACCTTGGCTAGGCGGTGATCATGTAAAAACTAGTATAGGAGGTGGATATAAAgttaatcttttaaagaaaGCTCTTGAAGAATATCAAAATGATGATGAtaggataattatatttacggaCAG TTacgatgtaatatttttaagtgacTTAACCGAAATCATCGATAAATTCAAGAACATGAACGCTAGAGTTTTATTTTCTGCAGAAGGGGCCTGTTGGCCGGATAGATCATTAGCTTCTAAATATCCTTCTGTAACACGAGGAAaacgttttttaaattctggAGGCTTTATAGGATATGCTTCAGATATATATGCGATTTTAACATATGCaccgataaaaaataaagatgatgaccaattattttatactctGGCATATCTTGACGAAAAATTAAGGGaacatcataaaattaaattggatcACAAAtctgtaatttttcaaaatctttatcttGCCGTAG gtgatgtaaaattaaaatttgaaagtggAAAGGCTTCCCTTTTAAACACAGTTTATAACACAGAACCATTAATACTTCATGGAAATGGTTATAGCAAAGAATCATTGAATTCTTTGGGAAATTATTTGGCTCATGCATGGAGTCCTGAAGAAGGATGTATAATGTGTTGGGAAGGaacaatagaattaaataaaacgatacCAGAATCATATCCGATTATATTAATCGCTATATTTATTGAACGACCGACTCCTTTCTTGAACGAATTTTTAGCTACAATATATCAGCAAGATTATCCAAAATCGAAACTACATTTATTCGTCCATAACAATGTGGAATATCATCAAGATGTAATCAAtagttttatgaaaaatgttggatatgaatataatactaGTAAATTAGTTTCTGTGAACGATGCTATGAATGAAGTTGATGCAAGAAATTTGGCTAT ggaTTATTGCTTATTAAAAGAATGTTCTGGATATTTCTCTATTGATTCTATTTCTCATTTAGATAACAAATATACTTTGAAACTTCTAGTAGAACAGCAACGAGAAATAATTGCACCATTATTGGTTAGACCATATAAAATGTGGAGCAATTTTTGGGGTGCTATAATGGACGATGGATTCTATGCTCGAAGTTTCGATTACATGGATATCGTGAAAAATGAACGcag GGGATTATGGAATGTACCATTTATTAGTAATTGttacttaattaattcaacACTAATAAGCAACAAAGAAACTCGTCCATCCTATTCAGAAGGCGATTTGGATACGGATATGGCGTTTGCTTATGCTAACAGAGAGCGATCCATTTTTATGTATGTTAGTAATAGACTTGATTTTGGACATTTGGTTAATCCAGACAGTTACGACATCACAGTGACCCATCcagatttatatcaaattattgacAATAAATTGGATTGGGAAAGAAGATACATCCATGAAAATTATTCGGAAAATTTTAACTCGAATCAAACTCCATTGCAG CCTTGCCCAGATGTATATTGGTTCCCCATAGTAAACGAAAGGTTTACCAAAGAATTAATAGATGTTATGGAAAATTTCGGAAAATGGTCAGATGGATCAAATCAT gatCCGAGATTAACGGGTGGTTATGAAAATGTACCAACCCGTGATATTCATATGAATCAAGTAAAAAATGAGCCACAATGGCTATACTTTTTAAAGGAATACGTTAGACCTCTTCAGGAACTCGTGTTCACCGGATATTATCACGAT cCACCTCGTGCCCTCATGAATTTCGTTGTAAGATATCGACCAGATGAGCAACCGTCATTGAAGCCACATCATGACAGTTCAACTTATACTATCAATATTGCTCTAAATAGAGTGGGAGTGGATTATGAAGGTGGAGGTTGTCGATTTATCCGTTATAACTGTTCCGTTACGGATACAAAACCAGGCTGGATGTTGATGCATCCTGGACGATTGACTCATTATCATGAAGGTCTTCGAGTTACCAGTGGTACTCGATACATTATGATTTCATTTGTTGATCCTTAA